Proteins encoded together in one Ipomoea triloba cultivar NCNSP0323 chromosome 4, ASM357664v1 window:
- the LOC116017523 gene encoding glucan endo-1,3-beta-glucosidase, acidic-like isoform X1 gives MVHSPYSFNIIVWFFLYLFLAFLSLMALLHPLMSCKSSMAAILLLIGLLHITGVQSIGVCYGRLGNNLPSVAETINLYEQNGIEGLRIYDASTEVFDALKGTNIGVIVDVPNDKLQDLANPDTANDWVQRNIVPYPDVNFKYVAVGNEVYPGKTGSDYALAALKNVHAALSAANKDGIKASTATYSFVLDHTYPPENGVFKDEAKNLMEPIVQFLAQNNLPLLANIYPYFGRDSAPLSFSLFTDTQLNPVGYQNMFDSMLDSMYAAVEKAGGSNVPIVVSESGWPSDGGPDASPENAATYYRNLIQHVKGNPGTPKKPGIAIETYLFAMFDENEKNGDATEQHFGLFSPDQSPKYQLSFN, from the exons ATGGTGCATTCGCCATACAGCTTTAATATAATTGTCtggttttttttatatttgtttttggcTTTCCTTTCCCTCATGGCCCTTCTTCATCCATTGATGTCTTGCAAATCCTCCATGGCCGCCATTCTCCTGCTCATTGGGTTGCTTCACATTACAG GGGTACAATCCATTGGAGTTTGTTATGGGAGACTTGGCAACAATTTACCATCCGTTGCTGAAACCATAAACCTCTACGAGCAAAATGGCATCGAAGGGCTGCGAATCTACGATGCCTCCACCGAGGTCTTCGACGCTCTCAAAGGAACCAACATCGGCGTCATCGTCGATGTTCCCAACGACAAGCTCCAAGACCTAGCCAACCCCGACACAGCCAACGATTGGGTCCAAAGGAACATAGTACCCTACCCCGACGTCAACTTCAAATACGTCGCCGTGGGCAACGAGGTTTACCCCGGAAAAACCGGCTCCGATTACGCCCTGGCGGCCTTGAAAAACGTCCACGCCGCATTATCCGCGGCCAATAAGGACGGAATTAAGGCCTCCACCGCCACCTACTCCTTCGTGTTAGACCACACCTACCCACCCGAAAATGGCGTGTTCAAGGACGAAGCCAAGAACCTAATGGAACCCATCGTCCAATTCTTGGCACAAAACAACTTGCCCTTACTAGCCAACATATACCCTTATTTTGGCCGCGACAGCGCGCCGCTGTCTTTCTCGTTATTCACCGACACCCAACTGAACCCTGTCGGGTACCAAAACATGTTTGATTCGATGCTGGATTCCATGTACGCCGCAGTTGAAAAGGCCGGCGGTTCCAATGTCCCGATCGTGGTTTCCGAGAGCGGCTGGCCGTCGGACGGCGGCCCGGATGCGTCGCCGGAGAATGCTGCGACTTATTACCGGAATCTAATTCAGCATGTGAAGGGAAACCCTGGGACTCCAAAGAAGCCTGGAATTGCAATTGAGACTTATCTGTTCGCCATGTTtgatgaaaatgagaaaaatggcGATGCAACCGAGCAGCATTTTGGACTGTTTAGCCCTGACCAGAGCCCAAAGTATCAGCTTAGCTTCAACTGA